A genomic window from Megalobrama amblycephala isolate DHTTF-2021 linkage group LG2, ASM1881202v1, whole genome shotgun sequence includes:
- the LOC125263123 gene encoding myosin heavy chain, fast skeletal muscle-like isoform X3 — translation MGDGEMECFGPAAVFLRKPERERIEAQNTPFDAKTAFFVTVPDEMYLKGVLTGREGGKATVKTLCGKTVTVKEDEIFPMNPPKFDKMEDMAMMTHLNEPAVLFNLKERYAAWMIYTYSGLFCVTVNPYKWLPVYDAVVVAGYRGKKRIEAPPHIFSISDNAYQFMLTDRENQSVLITGESGAGKTVNTKRVIQYFATVGAMSGPKKAEPVPGKMQGSLEDQIVAANPLLEAYGNAKTVRNDNSSRFGKFIRIHFGTTGKLASADIETYLLEKSRVTFQLSAERSYHIFYQLMTGHKPELLEALLITTNPYDYPMISQGEITVKSINDVEEFIATDTAIDILGFSADEKISIYKLTGAVMHHGNMKFKQKQREEQAEPDGTEVADKIAYLMGLNSADMLKALCYPRVKVGNEMVTKGQTVPQVNNAVSALCKSVYEKMFLWMVIRINEMLDTKQPRQFFIGVLDIAGFEIFDFNSLEQLCINFTNEKLQQFFNHHMFVLEQEEYKKEGIDWEFIDFGMDLAACIELIEKPMGIFSILEEECMFPKATDTSFKNKLHDQHLGKAAAFQKPKPAKGKAEAHFSLVHYAGTVDYNINGWLDKNKDPLNDSVVQLYQKSSLKVLAFLYATHGAAEEGGGGKKKKKGGSFQTVSALFRENLGKLMTNLRSTHPHFVRCLIPNESKTPGLMENFLVIHQLRCNGVLEGIRICRKGFPSRILYGDFKQRYKVLNASVIPEGQFIDNKKASEKLLGSIDVDHTQYKFGHTKVFFKAGLLGTLEEMRDEKLATLVTMTQALCRGYVMRKEFVKMMERRESIYSIQYNIRSFMNVKHWPWMKLYFKIKPLLKSAETEKEMAAMKENYEKMKEDLTKALAKKKELEEKMVSLLQEKNDLQLQVAAETENLSDAEERCEGLIKSKIQLEGKLKEATERLEDEEEINAELTAKKRKLEDECSELKKDIDDLELTLAKVEKEKHATENKVKNLTEEMASQDESIAKLTKEKKALQEAHQQTLDDLQAEEDKVNTLTKSKTKLEQQVDDLEGSLEQEKKLRMDLERAKRKLEGDLKLAQESIMDLENDKQQSDEKIKKKDFEISQFLSKIEDEQSLGAQLQKKIKELQARIEELEEEIEAERAARAKVEKQRADLSRELEEISERLEEAGGATAAQIEMNKKREAEFQKLRRDLEESTLQHEATAAALRKKQADSVAELGEQIDNLQRVKQKLEKEKSEYKMEIDDLTSNMEAVAKSKGNLEKMCRTLEDQLSEIKAKSDENIRQLNDMNAQRARLQTENGEFSRQLEEKEALVSQLTRGKQAYVQQIEELKRHIEEEVKAKNALAHAVQSARHDCDLLREQYEEEQEAKAELQRGMSKANSEVAQWRTKYETDAIQRTEELEESKKKLAQRLQDAEESIEAVNSKCASLEKTKQRLQGEVEDLMIDVERANALAANLDKKQRNFDKVLADWKQKYEENQAELEGAQKEARSLSTELFKMKNSYEEALDHLETLKRENKNLQQEISDLTEQLGETGKSIHELEKAKKTVESEKSEIQTALEEAEGTLEHEESKILRVQLELNQVKSEIDRKLSEKDEEMEQIKRNSQRVIDSMQSTLDSEVRSRNDALRVKKKMEGDLNEMEIQLSHANRQAAEAQKQLRNVQGQLKDAQLHLDDALRGQEDMKEQVAMVERRNNLMQAEIEELRAALEQTERGRKVAEQELVDASERVGLLHSQNTSLINTKKKLEADLVQVQGEVDDSVQEARNAEEKAKKAITDAAMMAEELKKEQDTSAHLERMKKNLELTVKDLQHRLDEAESLAMKGGKKQLQKLESRVRELESEVEAEQRRGADAVKGVRKYERRVKELTYQTEEDKKNVIRLQDLVDKLQLKVKAYKRQAEESEEQANTHLSRYRKVQHELEEAQERADIAESQVNKLRTKSREAGKSKDEE, via the exons ATGGGAGATGGTGAGATGGAGTGCTTCGGCCCGGCGGCCGTTTTCCTCCGGAAgcctgaaagagagagaatagAGGCTCAGAACACCCCCTTTGATGCCAAAACAGCATTCTTCGTGACGGTGCCGGATGAGATGTACCTGAAGGGTGTTCTTACTGGTAGAGAAGGCGGCAAAGCTACTGTCAAAACACTGTGTGGGAAA ACTGTCACGGTAAAAGAAGATGAAATCTTCCCCATGAATCCTCCCAAGTTTGACAAAATGGAGGACATGGCCATGATGACCCACCTCAATGAGCCTGCTGTGCTGTTTAACCTCAAAGAGCGTTACGCAGCATGGATGATCTAC ACCTACTCTGGCTTGTTCTGCGTCACTGTCAATCCCTACAAGTGGCTCCCAGTGTACGATGCAGTCGTTGTGGCTGGATACAGAGGCAAAAAGAGAATTGAAGCCCCGCCTCACATCTTCTCCATCTCCGACAACGCCTACCAGTTCATGCTCACTG ATCGTGAGAACCAGTCTGTCCTGATTAC TGGAGAATCTGGTGCTGGAAAGACTGTGAACACAAAACGTGTCATTCAGTACTTTGCAACTGTTGGTGCAATGTCTGGACCGAAGAAGGCAGAACCTGTCCCTGGAAAAATGCAG GGATCACTGGAGGACCAAATCGTGGCAGCCAACCCTCTGCTGGAGGCTTATGGTAATGCCAAGACTGTGAGGAATGACAACTCCTCTCGTTTT GGTAAATTCATCAGGATTCACTTTGGGACCACTGGAAAACTGGCCTCAGCTGATATTGAAACTT atctgCTGGAAAAGTCAAGAGTAACATTCCAGCTGTCTGCTGAGAGGAGCTACCACATCTTCTACCAGCTCATGACCGGACACAAGCCAGAGCTGCTCG AGGCCCTGCTCATCACCACCAACCCTTACGACTATCCAATGATCAGCCAGGGTGAAATCACTGTCAAGAGTATCAATGATGTGGAGGAGTTCATTGCCACAGAT ACTGCCATTGACATTCTTGGCTTCAGTGCTGATGAGAAAATCAGCATCTACAAGCTGACAGGTGCTGTGATGCATCATGGGAACATGAAGTTCAAACAGAAGCAGAGAGAGGAGCAGGCCGAACCTGATGGCACTGAGG TGGCCGATAAAATCGCTTACCTCATGGGCCTCAACTCTGCTGACATGCTGAAAGCTCTGTGTTACCCCAGAGTGAAGGTCGGAAATGAGATGGTGACCAAAGGCCAGACAGTACCACAG GTGAACAACGCAGTCTCTGCGCTCTGCAAGTCTGTCTATGAGAAAATGTTCTTGTGGATGGTCATCCGTATCAATGAGATGCTGGACACAAAACAGCCTAGACAGTTCTTCATTGGTGTGCTGGACATCGCTGGATTTGAGATCTTTGAT TTCAACAGCTTGGAGCAGCTTTGCATCAACTTCACAAATGAGAAACTGCAACAGTTCTTCAACCACCACATGTTTGTTCTggagcaagaggagtacaagaAAGAAGGCATTGATTGGGAGTTCATTGACTTTGGTATGGACTTGGCTGCCTGCATTGAGCTCATTGAGAAG CCAATGGGCATCTTCTCCATCCTTGAAGAGGAGTGCATGTTCCCCAAAGCTACAGACACAAGCTTCAAAAACAAGTTGCATGATCAGCATCTGGGCAAAGCTGCAGCTTTCCAGAAGCCCAAGCCTGCCAAAGGTAAGGCAGAGGCCCACTTCTCTCTGGTGCACTACGCCGGCACTGTGGACTACAACATTAATGGCTGGTTGGACAAGAACAAGGATCCACTGAATGACTCCGTTGTGCAACTCTACCAAAAGTCATCGCTCAAAGTGCTGGCCTTCCTGTATGCCACTCATGGAGCTGCTGAAG AGGGAGGCGgtggaaagaagaagaagaagggtGGTTCCTTCCAGACAGTCTCTGCACTTTTTAGG GAGAACTTGGGTAAGCTGATGACTAACCTGAGGAGCACTCACCCTCACTTTGTACGCTGCTTGATTCCTAATGAGTCCAAGACTCCAG GTCTGATGGAGAACTTCCTGGTTATCCACCAGCTCAGGTGTAATGGTGTGCTGGAAGGTATCAGAATCTGCAGGAAAGGTTTCCCCAGCAGAATCCTCTATGGTGACTTTAAGCAGAG ATACAAAGTATTAAATGCTAGCGTCATCCCTGAGGGACAGTTCATTGACAACAAAAAGGCTTCAGAGAAACTCTTGGGCTCTATTGATGTTGACCACACCCAATACAAGTTTGGACACACCAAG GTGTTCTTCAAAGCTGGTCTGTTGGGTACTCTTGAGGAGATGAGAGATGAGAAACTAGCAACACTGGTTACCATGACTCAGGCTTTGTGCCGTGGATATGTCATGAGGAAGGAGTTTGTCAAAATGATGGAGAGGAG AGAATCAATTTATTCCATCCAATACAACATCCGCTCATTCATGAATGTGAAACATTGGCCATGGATGAAGCTCTACTTCAAGATCAAGCCTCTTCTGAAGAGTGCAGAGACTGAGAAAGAAATGGCAGCCATGAAGGAGAACTATGAGAAAATGAAGGAGGATCTAACAAAGGCATTAGCTAAAAAGAAAGAGCTTGAGGAGAAAATGGTGTCACTTCTTCAGGAGAAAAATGATCTTCAACTGCAAGTAGCAGCT GAAACTGAAAACCTCTCTGATGCTGAGGAGAGATGTGAAGGTCTCATCAAAAGCAAGATCCAGCTCGAGGGAAAACTCAAAGAGGCAACCGAGAGACtggaggatgaggaagaaaTCAATGCTGAACTTACTGCCAAGAAGAGGAAACTGGAGGACGAATGCTCtgaactgaagaaagacattgaTGACCTGGAGCTCACCTTGGCCAAAGTGGAGAAGGAGAAACATGCAACAGAAAATAAG GTTAAAAACCTGACAGAGGAGATGGCTTCTCAGGATGAGAGCATTGCCAAGCTGACCAAAGAGAAGAAAGCTCTCCAAGAGGCACACCAGCAGACTCTTGATGACCTTCAGGCAGAGGAAGACAAAGTCAACACTCTGACTAAATCTAAGACAAAGCTTGAGCAGCAAGTGGATGAT CTTGAGGGCTCACTGGAGCAAGAGAAGAAGCTTCGTATGGACCTTGAGAGAGCCAAGAGGAAGCTTGAGGGTGATCTGAAACTGGCCCAGGAGTCCATAATGGACCTGGAGAATGACAAACAGCAATCAGATGAGAAGATCAAAAA GAAAGACTTTGAGATAAGTCAGTTTCTCAGCAAGATTGAGGATGAACAATCTTTGGGAGCGCAGCTTCAGAAGAAGATCAAAGAACTTCAG GCCCGTATCGAGGAGCTAGAAGAGGAAATTGAGGCTGAGCGAGCTGCTCGTGCTAAAGTGGAGAAGCAGAGAGCTGATCTCTCTAGGGAACTTGAAGAGATCAGCGAGAGGCTTGAGGAAGCTGGTGGTGCCACTGCTGCCCAGATTGAGATGAACAAGAAGCGTGAAGCCGAATTCCAGAAGTTGCGTCGTGATCTGGAAGAGTCCACCTTGCAGCATGAAGCTACGGCCGCAGCTCTCCGAAAGAAGCAGGCAGACAGTGTGGCTGAGCTTGGAGAACAGATCGACAACCTCCAGCGAGTCAAGCAGAAGCTGGAGAAGGAGAAGAGTGAATACAAGATGGAGATTGATGACTTGACAAGCAACATGGAGGCTGTGGCTAAATCAAAG GGTAATTTAGAGAAGATGTGCCGTACCCTGGAAGACCAGCTGAGTGAAATCAAGGCCAAGAGTGATGAAAATATTCGTCAGTTGAATGACATGAATGCACAACGTGCAAGACTTCAGACTGAAAATG GTGAATTTAGTCGCCAACTTGAAGAGAAAGAAGCACTTGTTTCACAGTTAACTAGAGGAAAACAGGCTTATGTACAACAAATTGAGGAACTCAAAAGACATATCGAGGAAGAAGTCAAG GCCAAGAATGCTCTGGCCCATGCAGTTCAGTCTGCCCGCCATGACTGTGATTTGCTCAGAGAGCAGTATGAGGAAGAGCAGGAGGCCAAAGCTGAACTCCAGCGTGGAATGTCTAAGGCCAACAGTGAGGTGGCTCAGTGGAGAACAAAATATGAGACTGATGCCATCCAACGTACTGAGGAGCTTGAGGAATCCAA GAAAAAGCTGGCTCAGCGTCTGCAGGATGCTGAAGAATCCATTGAGGCAGTGAACTCCAAGTGTGCCTCTCTGGAAAAGACCAAACAGAGACTGCAGGGTGAAGTAGAGGATCTCATGATTGATGTGGAGAGGGCAAATGCATTGGCAGCCAACCTTGACAAGAAGCAGAGAAACTTTGACAAG GTGCTAGCAGATTGGAAACAGAAGTATGAGGAAAACCAGGCTGAACTAGAAGGTGCTCAGAAAGAAGCTCGTTCTCTCAGCACTGAGCTTTTCAAAATGAAGAACTCCTATGAGGAAGCTCTTGACCACCTGGAGACCCTGAAGAGGGAGAACAAGAATCTGCAAC AGGAGATTTCTGACCTCACTGAGCAGCTTGGAGAGACTGGAAAGAGCATTCATGAGTTAGAGAAAGCCAAGAAGACAGTGGAGTCTGAGAAATCAGAGATCCAGACTGCACTTGAAGAAGCTGAG GGCACCCTGGAGCATGAAGAGTCCAAGATTCTTCGTGTGCAGCTGGAGCTGAACCAGGTGAAGAGTGAGATTGACAGGAAGCTTTCTGAGAAGGATGAGGAGATGGAACAGATCAAGAGGAACAGCCAAAGAGTGATCGATTCCATGCAGAGCACTCTGGACTCTGAGGTCAGGAGCAGAAATGATGCCCTGAGAGTCAAAAAGAAGATGGAGGGAGATCTGAATGAGATGGAGATTCAGCTGAGTCATGCCAACCGCCAGGCTGCTGAGGCCCAGAAACAGCTCAGGAACGTCCAAGGCCAACTCAAG GATGCCCAGCTGCACCTTGATGATGCTCTCAGAGGACAGGAGGACATGAAGGAACAGGTGGCCATGGTGGAGCGCAGGAATAACCTGATGCAAGCAGAGATTGAGGAGCTGAGAGCTGCACTGGAGCAAACAGAGAGAGGCCGCAAAGTGGCGGAGCAGGAGCTGGTTGATGCCAGCGAGCGTGTGGGACTGCTGCACTCACAA AATACAAGTCTTATTAACACCAAGAAGAAGCTTGAGGCTGATCTGGTCCAGGTTCAAGGTGAGGTGGATGATTCAGTCCAGGAGGCCAGAAATGCAGAGGAGAAGGCCAAGAAGGCCATCACTGAT GCTGCCATGATGGCTGAGGAGCTGAAGAAGGAGCAGGACACCAGTGCTCACCTGGAGAGGATGAAGAAGAACCTGGAGTTGACTGTCAAAGACCTGCAGCACCGTCTGGATGAGGCTGAAAGTCTGGCCATGAAGGGTGGAAAGAAACAGCTCCAGAAACTGGAGTCCAGG GTGCGTGAGTTAGAGTCTGAAGTTGAAGCTGAGCAGAGACGTGGTGCAGATGCTGTGAAAGGAGTGCGCAAGTATGAGAGGAGGGTGAAGGAGCTCACCTACCAG ACTGAGGAAGACAAGAAGAACGTGATCCGACTGCAGGATCTGGTAGACAAGCTGCAGCTGAAAGTGAAGGCCTACAAGCGCCAGGCTGAAGAATCT GAGGAGCAGGCCAACACTCACCTGTCCAGGTACAGGAAGGTGCAGCATGAGCTGGAGGAGGCTCAGGAGCGCGCTGACATCGCCGAGTCCCAGGTCAACAAGCTGAGGACCAAGAGCCGTGAAGCTGGAAAg AGCAAGGATGAAGAATGA